One segment of Planctomycetota bacterium DNA contains the following:
- a CDS encoding DUF1573 domain-containing protein, with protein sequence MTIEPPMLDFGFIAPGEAKTGIFTLKNPTSGPLTIITLQPTCTCTTTTDLSGRVIQPGESIAFDASLAAAIATGPRKSTVKVIVEGYSKPVEVDVRAEVVVALRAVPPAINVLPNVPVAGRVVIESVDRKPFRILSVDNRTPAFIGFDPAKDQPRSTYLVRYDFSTFLPSALPAWCLALTDRTDAPVLALKMRTEKSNIVPVVRMKEYNLNLGIIPAGGSKEFTFELVDWTEPVSSVASVSGNFSAEMLAQEPQGANHQVRCRVTPKSKTPGLFQFQMELKTGDKTQKLWAYGVVQPADGVPVPPPLGAPAGK encoded by the coding sequence TTGACCATCGAGCCACCGATGCTGGATTTCGGATTCATCGCCCCCGGCGAAGCGAAGACCGGAATCTTCACGCTGAAGAATCCCACCAGCGGTCCCCTGACCATCATCACCCTCCAGCCCACATGCACCTGCACGACCACGACCGATCTTTCGGGCCGGGTCATTCAACCGGGTGAATCCATTGCGTTCGATGCCAGCCTGGCGGCGGCCATCGCCACCGGGCCGCGCAAGTCGACGGTGAAGGTGATCGTCGAGGGCTACAGCAAGCCCGTCGAAGTCGATGTGCGGGCCGAGGTGGTGGTCGCGCTGCGCGCGGTGCCGCCCGCGATCAACGTGCTGCCGAACGTCCCGGTCGCGGGACGCGTGGTCATCGAAAGCGTCGACCGCAAGCCCTTCCGGATTCTCTCGGTCGACAACCGAACGCCGGCCTTCATCGGATTCGACCCGGCCAAGGATCAGCCCCGGAGCACCTATCTGGTGCGCTACGACTTCAGCACGTTTCTGCCCAGCGCGCTGCCCGCGTGGTGCCTGGCGCTGACCGACCGGACGGACGCACCGGTGCTGGCGCTGAAGATGCGCACCGAAAAAAGCAACATCGTGCCGGTGGTGCGCATGAAGGAGTACAACCTGAACCTGGGGATCATCCCGGCGGGCGGCTCCAAGGAGTTCACCTTCGAACTGGTCGACTGGACCGAGCCGGTGTCGAGCGTTGCCAGCGTGTCGGGGAACTTCTCCGCGGAGATGCTGGCGCAGGAACCGCAGGGCGCCAACCACCAGGTCCGCTGCCGCGTGACTCCGAAATCCAAGACTCCCGGCTTGTTTCAGTTCCAGATGGAGTTGAAGACCGGCGACAAGACGCAGAAGCTGTGGGCCTATGGTGTGGTCCAGCCGGCGGACGGGGTTCCGGTACCGCCTCCGCTTGGAGCGCCCGCGGGCAAATAG
- a CDS encoding M14 family metallocarboxypeptidase, whose protein sequence is MQLFPFVLRAALAFAPPAHGQPVAVPADQGALEMARFDGDVVARVLIRSAPDLVLVNQLSNDMWSHGVDVGGEADFRLSQFALDTLGKVGVPYRVLIPDLQERIDDEQVRLAQPAEGADWFADFKNLAAVNARLDALVAAHPTLVSIVTAGTSIQGRTIRGVRISRYPAGTNVPAFIFTGTAHAREWAATMTTMWIADQLIEQDGIDPRITAILNSAEVYIFPVQNPDGYEYSWTNNRLWRKNRRLVSGSTYGVDMNRNWSIGWGGAGSSGVASNETYRGTAAFSEPETAGMRDFMLAHAANLCGFIDFHSYGQEWLWSWSYTNTVTPDEAALQAVGYPMQTALGSLYGTSYAAGRSYAIYGAVAGCIDDWGYGTIGMMSGTLEVRDLGSYGFVMPTSAIIPNARENHAAAMVMMEKLLASCPVSITLGPGSTVAENTPATVEALAVPNISTLIANGVRLKWSVDGGATQSAVMTSIGSNKYRATLPGIACGSQLTWFVEAETKFIVTRAPLNVPTSFNVSAAPACGNPADLDGSGEVDGGDLGLMLLDFGVCPVPADCPADLDGSGEVDGGDVGLLLLEYS, encoded by the coding sequence TTGAAATGGCCCGCTTCGACGGGGATGTGGTGGCAAGGGTCCTGATCCGCAGTGCGCCGGATCTGGTGCTGGTCAATCAACTCAGCAACGACATGTGGAGCCACGGCGTGGATGTTGGCGGCGAGGCGGACTTCCGCCTGTCGCAGTTCGCGCTGGACACGCTGGGCAAAGTCGGCGTTCCCTATCGCGTTCTGATTCCGGATCTGCAGGAGCGGATCGACGATGAGCAAGTCCGTCTTGCCCAGCCGGCGGAGGGTGCCGACTGGTTCGCCGATTTCAAGAATCTTGCCGCGGTGAACGCACGGCTGGACGCGCTGGTGGCGGCGCATCCCACTCTGGTCTCGATCGTGACGGCGGGGACATCGATTCAGGGCCGCACCATTCGGGGCGTCCGAATCTCGCGCTATCCGGCCGGGACGAATGTGCCGGCATTCATCTTCACCGGCACCGCCCACGCCCGCGAATGGGCGGCCACCATGACGACCATGTGGATCGCCGATCAGCTGATCGAGCAGGACGGCATCGATCCGCGCATCACCGCGATTCTGAACTCAGCGGAGGTCTACATCTTCCCGGTGCAGAATCCGGATGGCTACGAATACTCCTGGACCAACAACCGCCTGTGGCGCAAGAACCGGCGGCTGGTGAGCGGGTCCACTTATGGCGTCGACATGAATCGAAATTGGAGCATCGGCTGGGGCGGCGCCGGCTCCAGCGGCGTGGCGAGCAACGAGACCTACCGGGGCACCGCCGCCTTCAGCGAGCCGGAAACTGCGGGCATGCGCGACTTCATGCTGGCCCACGCCGCCAACCTGTGCGGCTTCATCGATTTCCACAGCTATGGCCAGGAATGGCTCTGGTCCTGGTCCTACACAAATACCGTGACACCGGACGAGGCGGCGCTGCAGGCCGTCGGATATCCCATGCAGACCGCCCTTGGGTCTCTCTACGGCACGAGTTACGCGGCGGGCCGGAGCTACGCCATTTACGGTGCGGTCGCCGGATGCATCGACGATTGGGGCTACGGCACCATCGGCATGATGAGCGGCACGCTCGAAGTGCGCGACCTCGGTTCCTACGGCTTTGTCATGCCGACGAGCGCGATCATTCCCAATGCGCGGGAGAATCATGCGGCCGCCATGGTGATGATGGAGAAGTTGCTGGCATCGTGCCCGGTCTCCATCACCCTCGGGCCCGGAAGCACCGTCGCGGAGAACACGCCCGCGACCGTCGAGGCGCTCGCCGTTCCCAACATCAGCACGCTCATTGCCAATGGCGTGCGCCTGAAGTGGAGCGTGGATGGCGGCGCCACGCAGAGCGCGGTCATGACCAGCATCGGCAGCAACAAGTACCGGGCCACGCTGCCCGGCATCGCCTGCGGCTCGCAGCTCACATGGTTCGTCGAAGCCGAGACCAAGTTCATCGTCACGCGGGCACCGCTCAATGTTCCGACCTCGTTCAATGTCAGCGCGGCGCCCGCCTGCGGGAACCCCGCGGATCTGGACGGCAGTGGCGAAGTGGACGGCGGCGATCTCGGCCTGATGCTTCTGGATTTCGGAGTCTGCCCCGTGCCCGCGGATTGCCCGGCGGATCTTGATGGAAGCGGCGAAGTCGATGGCGGCGACGTTGGATTGCTGCTTCTGGAATACAGCTAA
- the efp gene encoding elongation factor P encodes MKSTDLRPGTAIKLDGRLYLIMTYTHVTPGNLRAFVQVKMRDLKSGSLIDKRLRSGEEVEQVELDRRAMEYLYKDGAKFVFMDNENYEQAEMTEEFVGDLPLYMLPNTSVIVNWCDGRPIAIELPNMVELVVKDTTPGIKGATATNQLKEAELETGLKTRVPPFIAIGEKLRISTVDGSYQSRA; translated from the coding sequence ATGAAGAGCACCGATCTACGACCCGGAACCGCCATCAAACTCGACGGCCGCCTCTATCTCATCATGACCTACACGCACGTCACCCCCGGCAACCTGCGGGCCTTCGTGCAGGTGAAGATGCGCGACCTCAAGAGCGGCTCGCTGATCGACAAGCGGCTGCGCAGCGGCGAGGAAGTCGAGCAGGTGGAGCTGGACCGACGGGCCATGGAGTACCTCTACAAGGATGGCGCCAAGTTCGTCTTCATGGACAACGAGAACTATGAGCAGGCCGAGATGACGGAGGAATTCGTCGGCGACCTTCCCCTCTACATGCTGCCCAACACCAGCGTGATCGTGAACTGGTGCGACGGCCGACCGATCGCCATCGAGCTGCCGAACATGGTCGAGCTGGTCGTCAAGGACACGACCCCTGGCATCAAGGGCGCGACCGCGACCAACCAGCTCAAGGAAGCGGAGCTCGAGACGGGATTGAAGACCCGCGTTCCCCCCTTCATCGCCATCGGCGAGAAGCTGCGCATCTCGACCGTGGACGGCTCCTACCAGAGCCGCGCCTGA